One Streptosporangium sp. NBC_01495 DNA window includes the following coding sequences:
- a CDS encoding MMPL family transporter: protein MKTDPRPVAAPPIPPLRRLGHLLVRRRRLVMVLALLGAVVLGALAAGTVSGLSLARYEAPGSESDRAQAELAGRFGTGSADLVLLVTARNGTVDTPAVAASGRALTTRLAAFEGVAETASYWSRGNPATLRSEDGRHALVVARIPGDANRVRSEILPRIIPEVLRGDAATTVRAGGGEEVFRQTVPLARQDFVRAELVVVPLVLVLLWVYLRRVLAAVLPVVLGALAMVIGLALLRIPLLYADLSTFALNLTLAMGLGLGVDYSLFMIARFREEVGLGRDRHEAVAHAVERAGRTVIFSGVTVAASLSVLLLMPFDFFRSFAYAGIAVVVGGVVGAVVVLPAILAAVGDRVLSRRSAAAGGTFWRGLATRVMRRPVVYGGVAAAVLLLLGSPFLGLRLGVADDRVLPASAPARQTSDVIRAEFPAEETDALQIVSTGAAGAPPEAVPGYAAALSRLPGVAQVDSAAGSYAAGGRISAGDPARFAGTGGTWLSVVPSAELMEDDPVRLVHDVRALKAPFEVLVGGYPAELADYRQAVIERLPPLLGLILAITFAVLFVMTGSVLIPLKATVLNLLSLSVMFGALVWIYQDGNLSGPLGFTPTGTLDPSIPILMFCVAYGLSMDYEVFLLSRIKEEYDLTGDTSGAVVTGLQRGAPLITAAGGILAVSFAAYGTAEVVFVQMLGVGMAVAILVDATVIRAILVPAAMRLAGEANWWAPGPLRRLHARIGLSG, encoded by the coding sequence ATGAAGACTGACCCGCGCCCGGTCGCGGCGCCTCCCATACCGCCGCTGAGACGACTCGGCCACCTCCTCGTGCGGCGCCGCCGCCTGGTGATGGTCCTCGCCCTGCTCGGCGCCGTCGTGCTGGGAGCACTGGCCGCGGGCACGGTGTCCGGGCTCTCCCTGGCCAGGTACGAGGCGCCCGGCTCGGAGTCCGATCGGGCGCAGGCGGAGCTGGCCGGGCGGTTCGGCACCGGGAGCGCCGACCTGGTCCTCCTGGTCACCGCGAGGAACGGGACCGTCGACACCCCCGCCGTCGCCGCCTCCGGACGGGCGCTCACCACCCGGCTGGCGGCTTTCGAGGGCGTGGCCGAGACGGCGTCCTACTGGTCGCGGGGCAACCCCGCCACGCTGCGCAGCGAGGACGGCAGGCACGCGCTCGTGGTCGCCCGCATCCCCGGCGACGCCAACCGGGTCCGCTCCGAGATCCTGCCGAGGATCATCCCCGAGGTCCTGCGCGGCGACGCCGCGACCACCGTCAGGGCGGGCGGCGGCGAGGAGGTCTTCCGTCAGACCGTGCCGCTGGCCAGGCAGGACTTCGTCCGTGCCGAGCTGGTGGTCGTCCCGCTCGTGCTCGTGCTGCTCTGGGTCTACCTGCGGCGCGTCCTCGCCGCCGTGCTGCCGGTCGTGCTCGGCGCGCTGGCCATGGTGATCGGGCTGGCGCTGCTGCGGATACCGCTCCTGTACGCGGACCTGTCGACGTTCGCGCTGAACCTCACCCTGGCCATGGGGCTCGGCCTGGGCGTCGACTACTCGCTGTTCATGATCGCCCGATTCCGGGAGGAGGTGGGGCTGGGCAGGGACCGGCACGAGGCGGTCGCCCACGCCGTCGAGCGGGCCGGCCGCACGGTGATCTTCAGCGGGGTGACGGTCGCCGCCTCGCTGAGCGTGCTCCTGCTCATGCCCTTCGACTTCTTCCGCTCCTTCGCCTACGCCGGGATCGCGGTCGTCGTCGGGGGAGTGGTCGGCGCCGTGGTCGTCCTGCCCGCGATCCTCGCCGCCGTCGGCGACCGGGTGCTGTCGCGCCGGTCCGCGGCGGCGGGGGGAACTTTCTGGCGCGGTCTGGCGACCCGCGTCATGCGCAGGCCGGTCGTCTACGGCGGGGTCGCGGCCGCGGTGCTCCTGCTGCTCGGCTCGCCCTTCCTCGGCCTGCGCCTCGGCGTCGCCGACGACCGCGTCCTGCCCGCGTCCGCGCCCGCCAGGCAGACCTCGGACGTGATCCGCGCCGAGTTCCCCGCCGAGGAGACCGACGCCCTCCAGATCGTCTCCACGGGCGCGGCCGGAGCGCCCCCCGAGGCCGTACCCGGTTACGCCGCCGCGCTCTCCCGCCTCCCGGGCGTCGCCCAGGTCGACTCCGCCGCCGGGTCGTACGCGGCGGGCGGCCGGATCTCCGCCGGAGACCCGGCGCGGTTCGCGGGCACCGGGGGCACCTGGCTGTCGGTGGTCCCCTCCGCCGAGCTGATGGAGGACGACCCCGTCCGGCTGGTCCACGACGTCAGGGCGCTGAAGGCGCCGTTCGAGGTGCTGGTCGGCGGCTACCCGGCCGAGCTGGCCGACTACCGGCAGGCCGTGATCGAGCGGCTGCCGCCGCTGCTCGGGCTGATCCTGGCGATCACCTTCGCGGTGCTGTTCGTGATGACGGGCAGCGTGCTGATCCCGCTCAAGGCGACGGTGCTCAACCTGCTCAGCCTGTCGGTGATGTTCGGCGCCCTGGTCTGGATCTACCAGGACGGCAACCTGTCGGGCCCGCTGGGCTTCACCCCCACGGGGACCCTCGACCCGAGCATCCCGATCCTGATGTTCTGCGTCGCGTACGGGCTCTCGATGGACTACGAGGTCTTCCTGCTGTCGCGGATCAAGGAGGAGTACGACCTGACCGGCGACACCTCGGGGGCCGTGGTGACCGGGCTCCAGCGCGGTGCCCCCCTCATCACGGCGGCGGGCGGGATCCTGGCGGTGTCGTTTGCGGCCTACGGCACCGCGGAGGTGGTCTTCGTGCAGATGCTGGGCGTGGGGATGGCGGTGGCGATCCTCGTGGACGCGACCGTGATCCGCGCGATCCTGGTCCCCGCCGCGATGCGCCTGGCCGGTGAGGCCAACTGGTGGGCCCCGGGCCCTCTGCGCCGCCTCCACGCCCGCATCGGCCTGTCCGGCTGA
- a CDS encoding ABC transporter ATP-binding protein — MPSPEAEATRAGTGTGPARTGADPEAAGGTNTDPEAASDTNTGPEAAGGTNTDPEAADDTGAEVTDGNPEPLDAGARDTALALAGVSHSYRGRAGTVDALGPIDLEIAAGEFVTVVGPSGCGKSTLLRLVAGFTAPSAGTITASGGPVSGPDPARGYVFQQHRLFPWLSVEGNVGFGLRGLPRTARRERVAELLELTGLADVARARPYELSGGMQQRAAIARALAPDPALLLMDEPFAALDAFTRERMQEEVRELWRRAGTTVVFITHSVDEAAYLGTRVLALSGRPGRVVLDRASALPYGERPRTDPLFAGLREELTEVVRKAASSG, encoded by the coding sequence ATGCCTTCGCCGGAAGCTGAGGCCACCCGCGCGGGCACGGGTACCGGCCCGGCCCGCACGGGCGCGGATCCCGAGGCTGCGGGCGGCACGAACACGGACCCCGAGGCGGCAAGCGACACGAACACAGGTCCCGAGGCGGCAGGCGGCACGAACACGGACCCCGAGGCGGCAGACGACACGGGCGCGGAGGTGACCGACGGGAACCCGGAACCTCTCGACGCCGGAGCCCGGGACACGGCGCTCGCGCTCGCCGGGGTGTCGCACTCCTACCGGGGACGCGCCGGGACGGTCGACGCGCTCGGGCCGATCGACCTGGAGATCGCCGCCGGGGAGTTCGTGACGGTCGTGGGCCCCTCGGGGTGCGGCAAGAGCACGCTGCTGCGGCTGGTGGCGGGCTTCACCGCGCCGTCGGCGGGAACCATCACGGCCTCCGGCGGGCCGGTGTCGGGGCCCGACCCTGCCAGGGGGTACGTGTTCCAGCAGCACCGGCTCTTCCCCTGGCTCTCGGTCGAGGGGAACGTCGGTTTCGGGCTGCGCGGCCTGCCCCGGACGGCGCGGCGCGAGCGGGTGGCCGAGCTGCTGGAGCTGACCGGGCTGGCCGACGTCGCCAGGGCCAGGCCGTACGAGCTCTCCGGGGGCATGCAGCAGCGCGCGGCGATCGCCCGCGCGCTCGCCCCCGATCCCGCGCTGCTGCTGATGGACGAGCCGTTCGCCGCCCTGGACGCCTTCACGAGGGAACGCATGCAGGAGGAGGTCCGCGAGCTGTGGCGGCGGGCCGGGACGACGGTGGTGTTCATCACCCACAGCGTCGACGAGGCCGCCTACCTCGGCACCCGCGTCCTCGCGCTGAGCGGCAGGCCGGGCCGGGTGGTCCTCGACCGCGCCTCCGCCCTGCCCTACGGGGAGCGCCCCCGCACCGACCCGCTCTTCGCCGGGCTGCGCGAGGAACTGACCGAGGTCGTCAGGAAGGCGGCCTCGTCCGGCTGA
- a CDS encoding SigE family RNA polymerase sigma factor — protein MEADPRFAGFVAERGDALLRYGHVLAGNPHDAADLVQEALLKLRASWPRLRAKDNPESYVRTTMARLHMAAWRLRRRELLTWDPPEHGYHDATPGEDERAMEEALAGLPRKQRVVLVLRYYEGLSDEEIAAALKISRGTVRSQASRALGKLRSAVGEHIEEGVMSNRGER, from the coding sequence TTGGAAGCAGATCCCCGGTTCGCCGGGTTCGTCGCCGAGCGTGGCGATGCGCTGTTGCGTTACGGCCACGTCCTGGCCGGGAACCCGCACGACGCGGCCGACCTGGTGCAGGAGGCGCTGCTGAAGCTACGCGCTTCCTGGCCGAGACTGCGCGCCAAGGACAATCCGGAAAGTTATGTGCGTACCACCATGGCCAGGCTGCACATGGCGGCCTGGCGACTGCGGCGGCGCGAGCTGCTCACCTGGGACCCGCCGGAGCACGGGTACCACGACGCGACGCCCGGCGAAGACGAGCGGGCGATGGAGGAGGCGCTGGCCGGGTTGCCCCGCAAGCAGCGGGTGGTGCTGGTGTTGCGCTACTACGAGGGACTGAGCGACGAGGAGATCGCGGCGGCCCTGAAGATCTCTCGTGGAACCGTGCGGAGCCAGGCGTCGCGGGCGCTCGGCAAGCTCCGCTCCGCGGTGGGCGAGCACATCGAGGAAGGCGTCATGTCGAATCGTGGGGAGCGGTGA
- a CDS encoding TetR/AcrR family transcriptional regulator yields MPEKRPATGQPADDRPATARRTGRRATGQRAVDQATDDQADGSQAATTRRPVKRQARGLRRMEEILDAAEGVIAEAGYADMTTNAVAERAGMSPGSLYQFFRNKEEILDGLLDRFTEGRSAHWAARLTGDVVRMPAADLIDQVVDEIVAYKASRPAYWALLHGSATGDRLATASERLHRDIARRIAEVLSVRAPRLGEERRLLIATMMLATIRAVLPLVAAGPPERAAELTAELKTLLTGYLSTSTDSGQEPGA; encoded by the coding sequence ATGCCTGAGAAACGTCCGGCGACCGGACAGCCGGCGGACGACCGGCCCGCGACCGCGCGGCGGACCGGCAGGCGGGCGACCGGCCAGCGCGCCGTCGACCAGGCCACCGACGACCAGGCCGATGGCAGTCAGGCCGCGACCACGCGGCGGCCGGTCAAGCGGCAGGCGCGCGGCCTCAGGCGGATGGAGGAGATCCTCGACGCCGCCGAGGGGGTGATCGCCGAGGCCGGCTACGCCGACATGACCACGAACGCGGTGGCCGAGCGGGCGGGCATGTCCCCGGGCTCGCTGTACCAGTTCTTCCGCAACAAGGAGGAGATCCTGGACGGCCTGCTCGACCGCTTCACCGAGGGGCGGAGCGCGCACTGGGCGGCCAGGCTCACCGGCGACGTCGTACGGATGCCCGCGGCCGACCTGATCGACCAGGTGGTCGACGAGATCGTCGCCTACAAGGCCTCCCGCCCGGCCTACTGGGCCCTGCTGCACGGCTCCGCCACCGGCGACCGGCTGGCGACGGCGTCCGAGCGGCTCCATCGGGACATCGCCCGGCGCATCGCCGAGGTCCTCTCCGTACGCGCGCCCCGTCTCGGCGAGGAGCGGCGCCTGCTGATCGCCACGATGATGCTGGCCACCATCAGGGCGGTGCTCCCGCTGGTCGCGGCGGGACCGCCGGAACGCGCGGCGGAACTGACCGCCGAGCTCAAGACCCTGCTCACGGGCTACCTGTCGACCTCCACGGACTCCGGCCAGGAACCGGGCGCCTGA
- a CDS encoding bifunctional helix-turn-helix transcriptional regulator/GNAT family N-acetyltransferase, with amino-acid sequence MERHVAEVRAFNRFYTRLIGLLHQGLLDSSYSLTEMRVLFELDRAGRMETGDLRRLLGLDAGYLSRMLGRFEGDGLVVRERSAADARRQVVELTTEGRTRFAGFDERAAEEVRELLSGVTDEDGGRLVASMATIEEILGRAPKPDRPYVIRPPRPGDLGWVVYRHGTLYSQERGWGMNFEAMVARVVSDYVDGHDPRHEAAWIAEVDGERAGCVFCVRKDDETAQLRMLLVEPSTRGMGIGTRLVDECVRFARAAGYRRMVLWTRDVLVGARRIYRAAGFELVEKERGEGDGGDKSFVEEIWARDL; translated from the coding sequence ATGGAGAGACACGTGGCGGAGGTCCGCGCCTTCAACCGCTTCTACACGAGGCTCATCGGCCTGCTCCACCAGGGCCTCCTGGACAGCTCCTACTCGCTGACCGAGATGAGGGTGCTGTTCGAGCTGGACCGGGCGGGCCGGATGGAGACGGGCGACCTGCGGCGGCTGCTCGGACTCGACGCCGGATACCTCAGCCGAATGCTCGGCAGGTTCGAGGGCGACGGGCTGGTGGTGCGCGAGCGGTCCGCCGCCGACGCGCGGCGGCAGGTGGTCGAGCTCACCACCGAGGGCAGGACCAGGTTCGCGGGCTTCGACGAGCGCGCGGCGGAGGAGGTACGCGAGCTGCTGTCCGGGGTGACCGACGAAGACGGCGGGCGGCTGGTCGCGAGCATGGCGACGATCGAGGAGATCCTGGGCCGGGCGCCGAAGCCGGACCGGCCCTACGTCATCCGCCCGCCGCGTCCCGGCGACCTCGGCTGGGTGGTCTACCGGCACGGCACGCTCTACAGCCAGGAGCGGGGCTGGGGGATGAACTTCGAGGCGATGGTGGCCAGGGTCGTGTCCGACTACGTGGACGGCCACGACCCCCGGCACGAGGCGGCCTGGATCGCCGAGGTGGACGGCGAACGCGCCGGGTGCGTCTTCTGCGTGCGCAAGGACGACGAGACCGCGCAGCTGCGGATGCTGCTGGTCGAGCCGTCCACCCGCGGCATGGGGATCGGCACCCGGCTCGTGGACGAGTGCGTGCGCTTCGCCAGGGCGGCCGGCTACCGGCGGATGGTGCTGTGGACCAGGGACGTGCTGGTGGGCGCCAGGCGCATCTACCGGGCGGCGGGCTTCGAGCTGGTCGAGAAGGAGCGGGGCGAGGGGGACGGGGGCGACAAGAGCTTCGTCGAGGAGATCTGGGCCCGCGACCTCTGA
- a CDS encoding ABC transporter permease, which produces MQGFWRALALRAGAIVALVAIWQAVAMAGIWPPVFVPEPVAVWDQFLRTTVEGVSGHTLQEHLLTSLRRILLGCLYGVTGGIALGLLIGMVPTLRALLGPLVTFVRTLPPLAYLSLLVIWFGIDEEPKIWLLLLAALPPVAVATADAVRGVHEDYLNAARSLGARRHELPLRVVLPSALPEIITGVRVAVGVAYTTVVAAETVNGVPGIGGMVRDAQRYNQTDVVVLGIIVIGLSGLLIDFLLQTLDRRLVPWRGRT; this is translated from the coding sequence GTGCAGGGGTTCTGGCGGGCCCTGGCGCTGCGGGCCGGGGCGATCGTCGCGCTGGTCGCGATCTGGCAGGCCGTGGCCATGGCCGGGATCTGGCCGCCGGTCTTCGTACCTGAACCCGTCGCGGTCTGGGACCAGTTCCTGCGCACCACCGTCGAGGGCGTGAGCGGCCACACCCTGCAAGAACACCTGCTCACCAGCCTGCGCCGCATCCTGCTCGGCTGCCTGTACGGGGTGACGGGCGGCATCGCGCTGGGACTGCTGATCGGCATGGTCCCCACGCTGCGCGCGCTGCTCGGCCCGCTGGTCACGTTCGTGCGCACCCTGCCGCCGCTGGCGTACCTCAGCCTGCTGGTGATCTGGTTCGGCATCGACGAGGAGCCCAAGATCTGGCTCCTGCTGCTCGCCGCGCTCCCGCCGGTCGCGGTGGCCACCGCCGACGCCGTACGCGGCGTGCACGAGGACTACCTGAACGCGGCCCGCTCGCTGGGCGCCCGCCGGCACGAGCTGCCGCTGCGGGTGGTGCTGCCGAGCGCGCTGCCCGAGATCATCACGGGGGTACGGGTGGCCGTGGGTGTCGCCTACACCACCGTGGTCGCCGCCGAGACCGTGAACGGCGTGCCCGGCATCGGCGGCATGGTCCGCGACGCCCAGCGCTACAACCAGACGGACGTGGTCGTGCTCGGGATCATCGTCATCGGCCTGTCCGGCCTGCTCATCGACTTCCTCCTGCAAACGCTGGACCGCCGCCTGGTGCCCTGGCGCGGCCGTACCTAG
- a CDS encoding taurine ABC transporter substrate-binding protein — protein sequence MKRMILALTAAALALTACGSGTEEAKPAADGSPATLRIGYQLIPNGDLIVKDQQWLEKALPNTKITWSKFDSGGDVNTAMIAGSLDIGLAGSSPVTRGLSAPLNIPYRVPWIFDVIGDNEALVARGGVTDVKGLAGKRVAAPFASTTHYSLLAALAEAGLSEADVKILDMEPPDIQAAWQRGDIDAAYVWTPTLAELQKNGGTTLVTSRELAQRGKLTADLAVVSDDFAKRYPKALHVWLQQQDRAVKLARSDKDAAAAAIGRQLNLDPAEAARQLGQLVLLDAGEQRSAEYLGTPSAPGKFAENLRSSAEFLKGQKKVDAVPELSVFQKGLATQELADAFAGS from the coding sequence ATGAAACGCATGATCCTCGCCCTCACCGCCGCCGCCCTCGCCCTCACCGCCTGCGGGTCCGGTACGGAGGAGGCCAAGCCCGCCGCCGACGGCTCCCCGGCGACCCTGCGCATCGGCTACCAGCTCATCCCCAACGGGGACCTGATCGTCAAGGACCAGCAGTGGCTGGAGAAGGCGCTGCCGAACACCAAGATCACATGGAGCAAGTTCGACTCCGGCGGCGACGTGAACACCGCGATGATCGCCGGATCGCTCGACATCGGGCTGGCGGGCAGCAGCCCGGTCACCCGCGGGCTGTCGGCGCCCCTCAACATCCCGTACCGGGTGCCGTGGATCTTCGACGTGATCGGCGACAACGAGGCGCTCGTCGCCCGGGGCGGCGTGACCGACGTCAAGGGGCTCGCGGGCAAGCGGGTCGCCGCCCCCTTCGCCTCGACCACCCACTACAGCCTGCTCGCCGCGCTCGCCGAGGCCGGACTGTCGGAGGCCGACGTGAAGATCCTCGACATGGAGCCGCCGGACATCCAGGCCGCCTGGCAGCGCGGTGACATCGACGCCGCCTACGTCTGGACGCCCACCCTGGCCGAGCTGCAGAAGAACGGCGGCACGACGCTGGTCACCAGCCGCGAACTGGCCCAGCGGGGCAAGCTCACCGCGGACCTCGCGGTGGTGAGCGACGACTTCGCGAAGAGGTACCCGAAGGCGCTGCACGTCTGGCTCCAGCAGCAGGACCGCGCGGTCAAGCTGGCCAGGAGCGACAAGGACGCCGCCGCCGCGGCCATCGGCCGCCAGCTCAACCTCGACCCGGCGGAGGCCGCGCGCCAGCTCGGCCAGCTCGTGCTCCTCGACGCCGGCGAGCAGCGCTCCGCCGAGTATCTCGGCACCCCCTCGGCCCCCGGCAAATTCGCCGAGAACCTGCGCAGCTCGGCCGAGTTCCTCAAGGGCCAGAAGAAGGTGGACGCCGTGCCGGAGCTGAGCGTCTTCCAGAAGGGCCTGGCCACGCAGGAGCTCGCGGATGCCTTCGCCGGAAGCTGA
- a CDS encoding LLM class flavin-dependent oxidoreductase, translating to MRLHWFLPTTGDGHHVRPATTTVAAGGAAARPATLDYLSQVARAAEAAGFEAALTPVGAGCPDPLVACSAVAARTDRLKLLVAFRPGFTLPTLLAQQAQTLQEISGGRLLLNVVTGGDPREQRAYGDFLDHDARYERTGEFIEVLRRTWAGEPFDHLGAHYRVSGGGLATALPDTPDIYFGGASPAAERVAAAGADVYLMWGEPPAMIAERVARMRGLAAEAGRELRFGIRLHVIARDTSEEAWAHARRLLDGMDPDRIAAAQARFARMDSVGQRRMADLHGGSADALEISPNLWAGVGLVREGAGTALVGSYAEVAERIREYADLGLSEFVLSGWPHLEEAWRVGDFVLPRLAAPALVA from the coding sequence ATGCGCTTGCACTGGTTCCTGCCGACCACCGGCGACGGCCACCACGTCAGGCCCGCCACGACCACCGTCGCGGCGGGCGGCGCCGCGGCCAGGCCCGCGACGCTCGACTACCTGTCCCAGGTGGCCCGCGCCGCCGAGGCGGCCGGTTTCGAGGCGGCGCTGACCCCGGTCGGGGCGGGCTGCCCCGACCCGCTGGTGGCGTGCAGCGCCGTCGCGGCACGGACCGACCGGCTCAAGCTGCTGGTGGCCTTCCGGCCCGGCTTCACCCTGCCCACGCTGCTCGCCCAGCAGGCGCAGACCCTCCAGGAGATCAGCGGGGGACGGCTCCTGCTCAACGTGGTCACCGGCGGCGACCCCCGGGAGCAGCGCGCCTACGGCGACTTCCTCGACCACGACGCCCGCTACGAGCGCACCGGCGAGTTCATCGAGGTGCTCAGGCGCACCTGGGCGGGCGAGCCGTTCGATCACCTGGGCGCCCACTACCGGGTGTCGGGGGGCGGGCTCGCCACTGCGCTCCCCGACACCCCCGACATCTACTTCGGCGGGGCCTCCCCCGCCGCGGAGCGGGTGGCCGCCGCCGGGGCGGACGTCTACCTGATGTGGGGCGAGCCCCCGGCGATGATCGCCGAACGGGTCGCCAGGATGCGCGGGCTCGCCGCCGAGGCGGGCCGCGAGCTGCGGTTCGGCATCCGGCTCCACGTCATCGCCCGCGACACCTCCGAGGAGGCCTGGGCGCACGCCCGGCGCCTGCTCGACGGCATGGACCCCGACAGGATCGCCGCCGCCCAGGCGCGGTTCGCCCGGATGGACTCCGTGGGGCAGCGCCGCATGGCCGACCTCCACGGGGGTTCCGCAGACGCGCTGGAGATCTCGCCCAACCTCTGGGCGGGGGTCGGGCTGGTCCGGGAGGGCGCCGGTACCGCGCTGGTCGGCAGCTACGCGGAGGTCGCCGAGCGCATCCGCGAATACGCCGATCTGGGCCTGTCGGAGTTCGTCCTGTCCGGCTGGCCGCACCTGGAGGAGGCCTGGCGGGTGGGCGACTTCGTCCTCCCCCGGCTGGCCGCTCCCGCGCTCGTCGCGTGA
- a CDS encoding alkaline phosphatase PhoX, with amino-acid sequence MLRRTAPRTTATVTATATVLAGSLWHEAAGAVLRRSGGPYGPLREPDANGIALPEGFSSRIVARTGRRIGGVLWHPAPDGGACFPDGDGWIYVSNSEAPLLGGASAIRFGPDGAVAGAYRILSGTDFNRAGGRTPWNSWLSCEEILRGRVFECDPYGSRAAMPRLAMGRFRHEAVSCDPDRGVVYLTEDEPDGCFYRFRPAYWGDLTSGVLEVLCAASGRGRVTWRRVPDPGGSREATRDQVGDARRFSGGEGCHYADGLCFFTTRGDNRVWAYDAEREHLEVAYDADAPATGAVTTPPSDLYVAGGGGDMEINLITPGRVVTPVLRISGHPRSEITGPAFSPGGDRLYFSSRRGPRGDAAGTDGVTYEVTGPFRR; translated from the coding sequence ATGCTTCGCCGTACGGCTCCGCGCACCACGGCCACGGTCACCGCGACCGCCACCGTCCTCGCGGGCTCGCTGTGGCACGAGGCCGCGGGCGCCGTCCTCCGGCGCTCGGGAGGTCCATACGGACCGCTCCGCGAGCCCGACGCCAACGGGATCGCGCTGCCCGAGGGGTTCAGCAGCCGGATCGTCGCCCGCACCGGCCGCAGGATCGGCGGGGTGCTGTGGCACCCGGCGCCCGACGGCGGCGCGTGCTTTCCCGACGGCGACGGCTGGATCTACGTGTCCAACTCGGAGGCCCCGCTGCTCGGCGGGGCATCGGCCATCAGGTTCGGGCCGGACGGGGCCGTCGCCGGCGCCTACCGCATCCTGTCGGGCACCGACTTCAACCGCGCGGGCGGGCGCACCCCGTGGAACTCCTGGCTGTCGTGCGAGGAGATCCTCCGCGGCCGGGTCTTCGAGTGCGACCCCTACGGCTCGCGGGCCGCGATGCCGCGCCTGGCGATGGGCCGCTTCAGGCACGAGGCCGTGTCCTGCGACCCCGACCGGGGAGTGGTCTACCTGACCGAGGACGAGCCGGACGGCTGCTTCTACCGGTTCCGTCCGGCCTACTGGGGCGACCTGACGTCAGGCGTCCTGGAGGTGCTCTGCGCCGCGTCCGGCCGGGGGCGGGTGACCTGGCGGCGCGTGCCCGACCCCGGCGGGTCGCGGGAGGCCACCCGCGACCAGGTCGGCGACGCCAGGCGCTTCTCCGGAGGTGAGGGCTGCCACTACGCGGACGGCCTGTGCTTCTTCACCACCAGGGGCGACAACCGGGTGTGGGCGTACGACGCGGAGCGCGAACACCTGGAGGTCGCCTACGACGCGGACGCCCCGGCGACCGGTGCCGTGACCACCCCTCCGAGCGACCTGTACGTCGCCGGGGGCGGCGGTGACATGGAGATCAACCTGATCACCCCCGGCCGGGTCGTCACCCCGGTCCTGCGGATCTCCGGCCACCCCAGGTCGGAGATCACCGGCCCCGCCTTCTCACCGGGCGGCGACCGCCTCTACTTCTCCTCCCGGCGCGGCCCTCGCGGTGACGCCGCCGGAACCGACGGCGTCACCTACGAGGTCACCGGCCCCTTCCGCCGCTAG